From Qipengyuania psychrotolerans:
GCAAGGCCATGGTCGGGTCGGGCGACCGGTCCGAGCGCATCCGGACCTATAATTATCCGCAAGGCCGCGTGACCGACCACCGCATCGGCCTGACCTTGCACAAGCTGCCCGAAATCATCGGAGGTCCCGGCCTTGGCGAGCTGGTCAATGCGCTGATCGCCGAGGACGAAGCCAAGCGGCTCGCCGCGCTCAGTGAGTAACGGCGCGGCACCAAGCGTTGCCGACGCGATCCGTGCGGCGGCAGACCGCCTGTCGCCAACCAGCGATACCGCGCGGCTTGATGCCGAATTGCTGATGGCCCACGCTCTTGGAGTGTCGCGGTCGCGAATGCTGATCACGCTGATGCGCGAAGAGGAGCCGCCGGGATTTGCCCCGCTCGTAACGCGCCGCGCCGCCTGTGAGCCGGTAGCGCATATCTTGGGGGCGCAGGAATTTTGCGGCCTGGACTTTGCAGTCACGCCCGACACCCTCATCCCGCGCGGCGATAGTGAAACGATCGTCGAGGCGGCGCTCGAGGTCGCTCCATCGGCCAGCCGGGTGCTCGACATGGGGACAGGGTCCGGTGCCTTGCTCCTGGCATATCTGCACGAAAACCCAGGCGCGGCCGGCGTCGGAACCGACGCTTCACCGGCAGCCTTGCGCGTCGCGCAAACCAATGCCGAACGACTTGGCCTGGCCGAGCGAGCGCAGTTTCACGAAGCGAATTGGCTCTGCGA
This genomic window contains:
- the prmC gene encoding peptide chain release factor N(5)-glutamine methyltransferase; protein product: MSNGAAPSVADAIRAAADRLSPTSDTARLDAELLMAHALGVSRSRMLITLMREEEPPGFAPLVTRRAACEPVAHILGAQEFCGLDFAVTPDTLIPRGDSETIVEAALEVAPSASRVLDMGTGSGALLLAYLHENPGAAGVGTDASPAALRVAQTNAERLGLAERAQFHEANWLCEGWASDLGQFDLVLCNPPYVEDDAELDPDVREYEPASALFSGPEGLDDYRAIIPQLGKLLIPGGLAVLEIGAEQAPAVAAIAHESGFETKLRLDLAERPRALILR